In a single window of the Nicotiana tomentosiformis chromosome 8, ASM39032v3, whole genome shotgun sequence genome:
- the LOC138897725 gene encoding uncharacterized mitochondrial protein AtMg00820-like, translating to MEEPSTFGPETHVSNWKHMSSHLLQNVITPLDSGIQTRSKARNMFAFSAFLSQIETKHIMKALKDADWIAAMQEELHQFEKTNIWHLVPRPLDRIVIGAIWVFRNKLDEFGNTTRNKAMLMVQGYNQEEGIDYDEIFSPVARMEAIKILIVFASHVEFKLFQMVLREHF from the coding sequence ATGGAGGAACCCAGTACCTTTGGTCCTGAAACCCATGTGTCTAACTGGAAGCACATGAGCTCACATCTTCTTCAAAATGTGATCACTCCTTTGGACTCTGGTATTCAGACTAGATCCAAGGCAAGAAACATGTTTGCTTTCTCAGCCTTCTTGTCTCAAATTGAGACAAAACATATCATGAAAGCGTTAAAAGATGCCGACTGGATTGCTGCTATGCAAGAAGAGCTCCATCaatttgaaaaaacaaatatatgGCACCTGGTTCCTCGGCCCTTAGATAGAATAGTGATCGGAGCCATATGGGTGTTCAGAaataaacttgatgagtttggcaatacaacaaggaataaagCCATGCTAATGGTccaaggttacaatcaagaagaaggaaTTGACTACGATGAAATATTTTCTCCCGTTGCCAGAATGGAAGCCATCAAAATTCTTATTGTTTTTGCATCTCATgtggaattcaaattgttccaaatggtATTAAGAGAGCATTTCTAA